A stretch of the Actinomycetota bacterium genome encodes the following:
- a CDS encoding GatB/YqeY domain-containing protein: MKLKERIEADTKEALKNRDHDRLSALRLLLSEIHNAEIERRGELTEEEVIEVIAREMKKWEEAAKEYERVGQQSHAEKERFEADVLRAYLPPPLSEEEIKALIRETISEVEAKGPRDMGKVMRAIIPKIVGRADKKRVSEMTREMLV; the protein is encoded by the coding sequence GTGAAGTTAAAGGAAAGGATCGAAGCGGATACGAAAGAAGCGCTAAAAAATCGGGATCATGATAGACTATCGGCGCTCAGGTTGCTTCTTTCGGAGATTCACAATGCCGAAATAGAAAGGAGGGGAGAGTTAACGGAGGAGGAAGTGATAGAGGTCATCGCGAGGGAAATGAAAAAGTGGGAAGAAGCTGCTAAAGAGTACGAAAGAGTGGGGCAGCAAAGTCACGCTGAAAAAGAGAGGTTTGAGGCGGATGTCTTAAGAGCGTATCTCCCTCCCCCACTTTCTGAGGAGGAAATCAAAGCGCTCATAAGGGAGACGATTTCAGAGGTTGAGGCGAAGGGTCCCAGGGATATGGGAAAGGTGATGCGCGCTATAATACCCAAGATCGTGGGCAGAGCCGATAAGAAAAGAGTTAGCGAGATGACGCGAGAGATGTTGGTTTAG
- a CDS encoding PhoH family protein, whose translation MVDLLGHRDELLKIVEGQFKKSNILVRGNEITIAGDREEVQIVANLFRELLNVLAQGQHLTPQSVSHAVELLRSEEEIPPSEVFSDTILVHRGKAIGPKTIGQKKYVDSMRNSTITFVIGPAGTGKTYLAMAMAVQALKSKAVGRIILTRPAVEAGEKLGFLPGDLYEKIDPYLRPLYDALYDMMDAEEIRRLMDQRTIEVAPLAYMRGRTLNDSFILLDEAQNTTPEQIKMFLTRLGFGSKIVVTGDVTQIDLPHDQQSGLIIVEKILLSIEGISFIHLTARDVVRHKIVQRIVEAYKNFEESKKAPSVLGDIHDRR comes from the coding sequence ATGGTTGACCTTTTGGGACACCGTGATGAGCTACTCAAAATTGTAGAAGGGCAATTTAAAAAAAGTAACATTCTCGTCAGGGGAAATGAGATAACGATCGCGGGTGATCGGGAGGAGGTTCAAATCGTTGCCAACCTTTTCCGAGAGCTCCTCAATGTACTCGCTCAAGGACAGCACCTTACCCCACAAAGCGTAAGTCATGCCGTGGAGCTCCTTCGTAGCGAGGAGGAAATTCCTCCTTCTGAAGTCTTTTCGGATACCATTCTCGTTCATCGAGGCAAAGCTATCGGGCCAAAGACTATTGGACAGAAAAAATATGTTGATTCCATGCGGAATAGCACGATTACCTTTGTGATAGGACCTGCCGGTACCGGTAAGACCTATCTGGCAATGGCCATGGCAGTTCAGGCACTAAAAAGTAAGGCTGTTGGGCGAATTATCCTCACCCGTCCAGCCGTTGAGGCCGGAGAGAAATTGGGATTTTTACCCGGCGACTTATATGAGAAGATCGATCCATACTTGAGACCTTTATACGATGCCCTCTACGATATGATGGACGCGGAAGAAATCCGAAGACTCATGGATCAACGCACCATCGAAGTTGCCCCCCTGGCGTACATGAGGGGGAGAACTCTAAATGATTCATTCATCCTCCTCGACGAGGCTCAAAATACCACTCCCGAGCAGATAAAGATGTTCCTGACGAGGTTGGGCTTTGGCTCGAAGATCGTGGTAACTGGGGATGTAACACAGATTGATCTTCCCCACGATCAACAATCGGGGCTCATAATTGTGGAGAAAATTCTCTTGAGTATAGAGGGCATTAGCTTTATTCATCTCACCGCGCGTGATGTGGTGCGCCACAAGATCGTCCAAAGGATCGTAGAGGCCTATAAAAATTTTGAGGAGAGTAAAAAAGCCCCTTCAGTTTTGGGGGATATTCATGATAGGCGTTAA